The following proteins are co-located in the Zonotrichia albicollis isolate bZonAlb1 unplaced genomic scaffold, bZonAlb1.hap1 Scaffold_212, whole genome shotgun sequence genome:
- the LOC141727708 gene encoding uncharacterized protein LOC141727708 yields the protein MEATSPSLPIMSWEKPRVPKKSKYEAEPIEMTRVEQLNDCWIPTYARHFVEFIYDFATDPSKFQEEEQKEEFLHNISNLCRESIVHVFSEDLTEFSNKYNLVDLIETMLNLEPKDEIRNRLRRLAMLAFAGLSTIGALLDIKKVLRLCFNSVFFLRPSAEMPEEQENLCTRALLTMDTMLQVMMLNTPGAKRSEMMQDILEVLLEYLLSDRAEVQERAMDRIKALCHMLTDTAPKEDDEDEDEEEAPRAQIQIPVLGKLLGNLVFMLFKPNESMSTVVEILSTLMAFLSEQKSDNPESYVQPPEDWEPEITSWVNASNAWKVEAFGRYLGPDERMGVVLEAIEILGRFNIKNKDGPVAFLEEVMNTPEMWLMDVPKVVRHIFQYYNEQNTATADNFHSLVIFMADKWTDKVVTTALEATPIFSDNVSLWKAMFSVRETLEKVVKELQIQVQDWQDDILTGQQKSCLTFLAMLTYGDVLEKRVRPLYKNMRLVKSPKKEMVPLVLRALETLSESDDMAKKMKSLLPEMLKFLGNWSWDISVMALDIFRNVLGQLKKKEASSMALKAVERLWKLFDAREECLRERSISLFKELLGKTTWKDKEAMKRNSWKVMVQLVLHISDEAPSVAKASKEAVMAIAKLFKWKEFKELAQKEEIWKMSEFLVRMSPRLGEGSG from the exons ATGGAAGCGACTTCTCCAAGCCTGCCCATCATGAGCTGGGAGAAGCCTCGTGTTCCTAAAAAGAGCAAATATGAAGCGGAGCCAATCGAGATGACCAGGGTGGAGCAACTCA ATGATTGCTGGATTCCTACTTATGCTCGCCACTTCGTGGAGTTCATCTATGATTTTGCCACCGATCCTAGCAAG TtccaggaggaggagcagaaggaggagTTCCTGCACAACATCTCCAACCTGTGCAGAGAATCCATTGTCCATGTTTTCTCTGAGGACCTGACTGAGTTCTCCAATAAATACAACCTGGTGGACTTGATTGAG accATGCTGAACCTGGAGCCCAAGGATGAGATTCGCAATCGCCTGCGGCGCCTTGCCATGCTTGCCTTTGCTGGACTGAG CACCATCGGGGCACTGCTGGACATCAAGAAGGTTTTAAGACTCTGCTTCAACAGCGTCTTTTTCCTTCGTCCAAGCGCGGAAATGCCGGAGGAGCAAGAAAACCTCTGCACTCGG GCCCTGCTCACCATGGACACCATGCTGCAGGTGATGATGCTCAACACTCCTGGCGCCAAGCGCAGCGAGATGATGCAGGACATCCTGGAG GTTCTGCTGGAATACCTGCTGTCTGACagggcagaagtgcaggagagAGCCATGGACAGGATTAAGGCACTCTGCCATATGCTGACTGACACTGCCCCCAAGGAG gatgatgaagatgaggatgaggaagaggctCCCAGAGCCCAGATCCAGATCCCAGTCCTGGGCAAGCTGCTGGGCAATCTGGTTTTCATGCTGTTCAAGCCAAATGAAAGCATGTCAACTGTGGTGGAAATTCTCAGCACCCTGATGGCGTTCCTCTCTGAGCAGAAAA GTGACAATCCAGAGAGTTATGTCCAGCCCCCAGAAGATTGGGAACCTGAGATCACCTCCTGGGTGAATGCATCCAACGCCTGGAAAGTTGAG GCCTTTGGGAGATACCTTGGGCCGGATGAGAGGATGGGAGTCGTCCTTGAGGCCATTGAGATTTTGGGACGCTTCAACATCAAGAACAAGGATGGGCCTGTGGCATTTCTGGAGGAGGTCATGAATACCCCTGAGATGTGGCTGATGGAT GTGCCAAAGGTGGTGAGACACATCTTTCAGTATTACAACGAGCAAAACACCGCCACTGCTGACAACTTTCACTCCCTTGTTATCTTCATGGCCGATAAGTGGACTGACAAGGTCGTCACCACAGCTCTGGAGGCCACACCAATTTTCAG TGACAATGTCAGCCTGTGGAAGGCCATGTTCTCCGTACGCGAAACTCTGGAGAAGGTTGTGAAGGAGCTGCAAATCCAAGTCCAGGACTGGCAGGATGACATCCTGACTGGGCAGCAGAAGTCGTGCCTCACTTTCTTAGCT atgcTGACCTACGGTGATGTGCTGGAGAAAAGAGTGAGGCCACTCTACAAGAACATGAGACTTGTGAAGTCTCCAAAGAAGGAAATGGTCCCTCTGGTCCTCAGGGCTCTGGAGACTCTGTCAGAGAGCGACGATATG gccaagaaaatgaaaagcctCCTGCCCGAGATGctgaaattcctgggaaattGGTCCTGGGACATTTCAGTGATGGCTCTGGACATCTTCCGCAATgttctggggcagctgaagaagaaagaggcCAGCAGCATGGCTCTGAAGGCCGTGGAGAGACTCTGGAAACTGTTTGATGCG AGAGAGGAGTGTCTGCGGGAGCGCTCCATCTCCCTCttcaaggagctgctgggcaaaACCACATGGAAGGACAAGGaagccatgaagagaaactccTGGAAGGTCATGGTCCAGCTCGTTCTTCACATCAGTGACGAGGCCCCCAGCGTGGCCAAG GCCTCCAAGGAAGCCGTCATGGCTATAGCTAAGCTCTTCAAGTGGAAAGAATTCAAGGAGCTGGCTCAGAAAGAAGAGATATGGAAGATGAGCGAGTTCCTGGTGAGGATGagccccaggctgggagagggat ctggctaa